From the genome of Parabacteroides sp. FAFU027:
TCACGGATTGTACGATGGCGGCCACGGTGCCGGATTGTACGACTATTGGGAAATGATGCGCAAACATCCCCGCAGCGGTGGTGGTATCCTTTGGGTATTGGCTGATGAAGGCGTTGCCCGTGCTGACCAAAACGGTCGCATTGATAACTACGGTAACTATGCCGCTGATGGTATTGTTGGTCCTCACCACGAAAAAGAAGGTAGTTACAATACTATTCGTCAGGTGTGGTCACCTGTACAAATCTTCCCGGATGTATTGCCAAATGATTTCAAAGGCGTGCTTCAGGTGGAAAACCGCTACGACTTCGATAATCTGAAAGATTGTCGTTTCAAATGGTCTTTGGCGAAATTCGCTTCACCAATGGATGCTAAAAGCAACAAGCAAATTGTGGATAAAGGCGAATTTGACGGACCGAATGTGGCTGCTCATGGTAAAGGCGAAATCAAGCTTGGATTGCCGGGGAACTGGCGCGATGCCGATGTGTTGTATGTAACCGTGGTTGACCCGCAGGGCATGGAATTATTCACCTGGTCGTGGAGCTGGAAGCCAAAAGCAGATTATCTGGCTACGTCTCAGAAAAGCAAAGTTGAAGTAAAAGAGGAAAAAGATAAAATTACTGCAACCGTTGGTGCGACCGAACTTGTGTTTGACAAGAAAACCGGAGAACTTGCAGGTGTGAAACAAGCGGGTAAAACCATCTCCTTCGGAAACGGGCCCCGTTTCGTGGCTGCCCGTCGCGGAGATCGTTCATTAGACGGTTATGTAGATATAAATTTAGAGAATACTAAAGCTGTTGACCGTATTTACAACGAAATAAAATACCCGAGTACCCTGACCAGCTTCACCTCAAAAATGGAAGGTGAAAATCTGGTGATGGAAGCCAAATATTTCGGAGCGATGAATACTGTAAAATGGACATTGTCTCCTGATGGGAAACTTCGCCTTGATTACCAGTACGGATACGATGGCGTTGTTGAACTGATGGGTGTGAAGTTTGATTATCCGGAAGAAAATATGCAGGCGATCCGCTGGTTGGGTAAAGGACCTTATCGTGTATGGCAAAACCGTCTGCACGGTACTACGCTGGATGTGTATGACAATACCTACAACGACCCGATTCCAGGAGAAAGCTTTATCTATCCGGAGTTTAAAGGATACTTCAACGACTGGCGTTGGGCTAATTTTACCACTAAAGAAGGTCACATCATTATGGCGAATGAAAAACCGGGCAGTTATCTTGGTGTTTATACCCCGCGTGATGGCCGTGATGCATTGCTTTACACTTTGCCGCAAACAGGACTGGCTGTGTTCGATGTAATTCCAGCTGTTCGTAACAAGGTAAATGCGACCGATCTTGTAGGTCCTTCTTCTCAGGCAAAACAGGTGAGTGGCCCGCAAAACGGAACGATTTTCTTTAGATTTCAATAAGTATAAGACCCCACCCCGGCCCTCCCCGAAGGGAAGGGGGAAAGACGCAAAGCGACGAAAATAGCTATCCGATTTTTCTAAAACTGTAAACTTTGGAAAAACTGGACAGTCTCCAAGATATAAAAACGAATTGTTTTTTTGTGTGTTAGTAGATAAATAATGGTGAGTTAAATGTGCAAGGGTACAATCGATGTGATATCGTTTGTGCTTTTGCCATTTATGTTTTTAGACAAATTGAATAATCAAATACGTATTTCGTAGAGACGCGGCCTGCCACGTCTCTTACAGTACGAAAAATATCTATCATGAAAAAAATCACATTGATCCTGTCAGTAATCCTTATCTGTTTTATGTCAATGACATTGCGTGCAGAGGATGATCTTAAAAGGAATTTCCAAACGCCACCGGAATCAGCAAAACCATGGGTATTCTGGTACTGGATGCAGGCAGCCGTGACCAAAGAGGCCATTACCGCCGATCTGGAATCGCTTAAGCAAAACGGCATCGCTGGTGTTTACCTGATGCCGATCTATGGCAAGACTGATCCGCCGTTAATTGCGCATCCGATTGAGCAGTTGACTCCCGAATGGTGGCAGATGGTGAAGTTCTCCATGACCGAAGCTGACCGCTTGGGGCTGAAAGTGGCCATGCACGTGAGTGATGGTTTCGCATTGGCCGGTGGTCCGTGGATTACTCCGGAGCTCTCGATGCAAAAGGTTGTTTCATCGAAGACCTTCATCGTCGGTGGTAAGCCTATCCGTAAAGCCCTTGCACAGCCCGAGACTATTGAAAACTATTATAAAGACATTGCGGTCTATGCCTATCCGACTCCTACTAAAGCGACTCAGACTACCCTGAACGTCATACCGAAAGTAACGACAAGCGTGGCTGATGCTGATGCATCTTTTTTAGTAAAAGAAGGCAATAAAGAGACCTTCAAAGGTGGCACCTCATGTTGGATTCAATACGCTTTCGAGAAACCGTTCACCTGTCGTCAGGTGAAGATATTTACCGGAGGAAATAACTATCAGGCACAGCGCCCGACCATCCAGGTGAGTGATGATGGCAAAACTTTCCGTACCATTGCCCGTTTGCAGGCACCCCGTCACGGCTGGCAGGATACCGATGCCGACAATACCTATGCAATACCTTCGACTACGGCCAAATATTTCCGCTTTGTATATGATGTGAACGGCACTGAACCCGGTTCTGAAGACCTGGATGCTGCTAAGTGGAAACCGACTATCAAGCTGAAAGGCATAATGCTCTCAGGTGAACCTGTCATTCACCAATATGAAGGAAAAGCCGGTGAGATCTGGCGCGTGGCTTCCCGTACTACTTCGGCTCAATTGCCCGATTCGTTGTGCGTGCCGGTGAGTAAACTGATTGATATTTCCGCTTTTGTAAAAGACGGAGTCCTTGACTGGAAAGCTCCTGCGGGCAACTGGACTATCCTCCGCATCGGCCACACCTCTACCGGCCATACCAATGCGACCGGTGGTGGCGGTAAAGGTCTCGAATGTGATAAATTCAATCCCGATGCCATCCGTCTGCAATTTGACAAATGGTACGGAGAAGCGGCTCGCGTTGCGGGACCGGAGCTTGCCAAACGGGTATTATCTATCTTCCATGTCGATAGTTGGGAATGTGGTAGTCAGAACTGGTCTCCTTATTTCCGTGAAGAGTTTAAGAAACGTCGTGGTTATGATATTTACAATTATCTGCCGGTGATGGCGGGTGTTCCTGTCGGTAGTGCAGAGTTGTCGGAGAATGTGCTGAACGATGTTCGTCAAACCATAGCCGAACTCATTGTCGATATATTTTATGTGACGTTGAAACAAGAATCCGCAAAACTGGGCGTTGCTTTCACAGCCGAAAGCGTTTGTCCGACGATGACCAGCGATGGCATGCTGCATTACGATAAAGTAGATGTGCCAATGGGTGAATTTTGGCTCAATAGTCCGACTCATGATAAGCCCAACGATATGCTCGATGCCATTTCCGGCGCTCATATTTATGGCAAAAAAATAATTCAGGCGGAAGGTTTTACCGAATTGCGCCTCGAATGGAACGAATATCCTGCCATGCTGAAGGCTTTGCAGGACCGCAATTACGCTTTGGGCGTAAATAAACTGGTCTATCACGTGTCGATGCTCAATCCGTGGCCGGATCGTAAGCCGGGGATGACACTCGGAGGCGTTGGTCTTTGCTTTCAACGTGACCAAGTCTGGTGGAAGCCGGGCAAAGCATGGGTGGATTATGCCTCCCGTTGCCAGACGTTGCTGCAAACCGGTGATCCTGTAGTCGATATTGCTGTATTTACCGGTGAAAACACACCAAGAAGATCATTATTGCCTGATCGTTTGGTAAGCTTGTTGCCGGGTATTTTCGGTGCTGATCGGGTAGCTGCGGAGAAAGTCCGTCTGGCTAATGTCGGTCAGCCGCAACGCATTCGTCCTGTAGGGGTTGGTCATTCCGCTAATATGGCCGATCCGGAGAACTGGACCGATCCGTTGCGTGGTTATGCTTACGACTCGTTCAACAAAGATGCGCTGCTTCGCCTGGCTACCGTGAAGGATGGCAAGATTGTTTTGCCGGGCAGTGCTTCTTACAGCGTATTGGTAGTTCCGGGCGCTCATCCGATGAATCCTGATTCCGATTATATGTCTGTCGAGGTGGCGCAAAAGCTGCTCCAGTTAAAGAAAGAGGGCGCTACGATTCTCTTTGGAGCGACTCCGAAATTTGTTCTCAATGGATTGAATCCGGCAAAAGATGATGTTGAGTTACGTGCAGCGATTGCTCAGTTAACTTCGGGTAATGTTGGCAAAGACAAACTGCTTGCTTTACCTTATACCGATAATACATTTGACAAAATCAATCTTCCACAGGATGTAATTGCTCATGAAGGCGGTTCTTCTGTTCAGGCTCAGAAAATTGCCTGGACCCACCGCCGTGATAAAGACACAGATATTTACTTTATCTCCAACCAGCAAGAGAAAGCACGCACATTGAATCTCTCATTGCGTGTTGCAGGTAAAGTGCCGGAACTTTTTGATGCTGTGACTGGTGAAAATGCCGATGCTGCGGAGTGGAAGTTTGAATACGGTCGCACTCTGTTGCCGATTAAGCTAGATGCCAGTGGTTCTATCTTCATTGTACTGCGTCGCAAGGCTGATGCGGGACAAACGGCTGCTATTGCTCCTGCTCCAAAAGCACCTGTAGAGCAACCGATCACCGGTAACTGGCAAGTGACCTTCGATTCAACGTTGGGTGGCCCGAAAGCTCCGGTGACATTCACCGCATTGACCGACTGGAGCCTGCATGCTGACAGCTGTATCCGTTATTACTCGGGAGCGGCTTGCTATGCGATCTCATTTACCCATAAAGTGAAGGTGAAAGCCGGCGAAAAACTGTTTCTCGATCTCGGTGAGGTGAATAATATTGCATCTGTAAAAGTAAATGGCATAGATTGCGGCGTTGCCTGGACTGCTCCTTACCGGGTAGATATCACCCGTGCGGTACAAAAAGGTAAAAACGCTCTGGAAATCGAAGTAACCAACACCTGGACCAACCGGATGATTGGAGATCAACGTCTGCCGGAAGCTCTGCGTATTGCCAAAACTAATGCTGCTTTCCGTCTTGAAGGCAAACCGCTGCTCAAAGCGGGGCTCACCGGAATAGTAAAACTGATTAAAGAGTAAAGATTTTAGACAAAAGACAGAAGACCTAAAGATATGATTTGCTTATAGGAGAACAAACCTTCAGACTGTCATCCCGTGCTTGACACGGGATCTCAAAATCGCAGAATTTCATTTATTGATCTTTATCAAGTTGAGAGATCCCGCATCAAGTGCGGGTTGACAATTCGAATATTTCGATCGTAAATTTGTCTTTATGCTGTTACATCAATCTCAAACCGAATTCAAAATATACTAGCACAATAACCCCATGAACCAAACCCTGTTACCCGTTGACATTGTCCTTGCCCCGGAGTGGTGGGCAAAAAACACCGAACTTACGTTTGACCGTGACTTCTTCTTTCACCCCTTGAAACGTGTCGAATCCGAGCAGCGCATGGAGAAAGAACTCTATGCCCGTTGGGGAAAATACGGCCTCGGAGAGCATCATGCAGAGAAACGCCCTGAAGTGGGAGCCGTCCACCTGGCTGCGGGCTACCTGCTGTCTGAGATGCTCGGCTGTGAGGTAAACTATTCCGAAAATCATCCGCCACAGGTACTGGCAGCCAATCGAGAAGATTACGCAGTAGATGTCGATGCAGCGTTTCACTCTCCCGCTTACAAGGAGTTTGTCAAGCTTACCGAATCGCTCAAGCAGACTTACGGTCACCTGACCGGTGATGTCAACTTCGGCGGTGTGCTTAACATCGCGCTCGACCTCTTTGGTCAAAACCTTTTCATGGGAATGATGCTGCAACCGGATGATGTGAAAGTTGCTTTCAATAACATTGCTTCGGTGATTGACCGTTTTACCGGCAGTGTCTTTGCCGAAACCGGTTCGACCTCCATCTCTGTCACCCGCCTGGTACGTCATTTGGCCAAACCGGTATTCTTACACTCAGAATGTTCGCATACGATGATCTCGACCGAAGATTACGATGCGTTGCTAAAAGAGTATGATGTAAACTGGAATCAATCGAAGAGTCCTTTCGGCATCCACTATTGCGGCAACGACCCACACCGTTATGCGGAGACTTTTGCCTCTTTGCCTCACCTTGACTTCCTCGATCTCGGCTGGGGTGGTGATGTGAAACAACTTCGTGCTCAATTGCCCAATACGTTCTTTAGCCTGCGCCTGAGTCCGGTGGAGATTGTCAACCAATCCAACGACGAGATTCGTGAAACCATTACGCGTCTCGTTACCGAATCGGCTAATCCTTATCTGACCGGTGTCTGCTGCATCAATATGGATGACCAGGTTTCGGATGATAAGATCGAAACCATCCTGCAAACAGTGGCTGACCTGAGAGCTGAGGTTCTTGCGAAATAAATTCTGTTTGAACAGATACGAAAAGAAAAGGAGTTGAAGATTGCGGTCTTCAACTCCTTTTCTTTTCTATAGTATGTCATTTTGGGGAACTCCCAAAATCTTCAATTTTAATCACTTTTCCTGCTTTATCATAAGTCTTCCAACAACCAGATTTACTATTATTAGTGTAATAACCTCTTATTCTAATCTCACCATTCGGAAAATATTCTTCATAAAGACCGTTATTAACTCTGTATCCGGGATTTCGACTACACATATAAGGAACTTCACCATTATAATATGATCTAAAATGAAGTTGACCTGTAGGAAAAAACTCATCTTCCCTTCTTAAAGTAAATAATTTATCGTAGTATGTTTTGGTCAAGATATTACCCAGACTATCATATTGGACCCATATACCAATAGGCAAAGTAGCTTCTCCCATACACATCCTTTTATGGAATGATTTTATATATTCTAGCTCTTTTCTACCAACTGATTTGGCATAATAATTCAACGATTTGAGTTGTCCATTTCTATAATATGACTTCCATGTACCTATCTGATAATCGTTCATATAATATCCTACTTGCTCGATCTTTCCATTTGGGTAATAATCAATACTTAGACCATTTCGAATATTATTATGGTAATTGCATAAGTGATCAATTGCCCCGTTGCGATAGTAATTAATTACTTGTCCTTCATATTTACCACTCTTATAATATGATTTGCTTCTTATTGTATTATAATTCCACCATGTATAATGATAACCTTCTTCTTTTCCATTAACATATGTTAGACATTCCTCTAGTTCTCCATTTTCATTCCAAAATGTTACAGGTCCATGTTCTAATCCATGTTCGTAAATTCGTGTTTCTTTTAGCTTCCCATTTGGAGCGTAAAAATGAAATAAACCTTCCGGTTTTTTGTTTCGATATTTTCCGGTAAATGCTATGATGCTATCCTTATATATTCCAATATAAGTTCCATCGATAATATTGGAATCAGGTGTTATATCGACGTATTGATTCGTATCAAATATTATCGGGAATATTCTATTTTCAGCAAATTTTCTAAGATCAATATTTGAACGTTTATTCTTTTCTTTAGAGATATTTCGCTTGTTAGAGTTGTTGCAGGAAATAGAGCTAATTATGAGTATCACAATAAATATTACTTGTTTCATTTTATGCCATTTATCGAGTATAAGTGAGAGGTTATTCTTATTAGATTGTTAGTAATTGTATTTTCATTTCCCCTTCTCCACCATCTTCAATCCCATTACCAACCGATTAATCGTCTGCGCCATTCGTTCGATTTGCAGATCTTCCCGCTTGGCCGAACTGATCCAATCGATATAGGCCTGTTGTTCATTGTCTGTGAGTTGGTCAAAGAATCTCCGGGCATCGGGTTCATCTTCCAGACAGAGGCGCAGGTTTTCCGGTATTTCGAGGGGAATTTCTTCGGCATAAAGTATGACATGTACGGAATCACCCGCTTCTTTCTTAATCTTCTTCCTGATTTCGGCTTTCACGGGCAGAAAGAGCATACCGTTTCCCATCGGCATCAGGTGATAATTGCTGAATTCGTAACTATCAATGCAACCTCTTACCTTTACCCAGTTGAACCACGACTTCTTATCGGGTGCGATTTCAGGAATAGCGGCATAGGTCCAGCCGCCTTTCCCGGGAAATTTCTCCAGGATATAGTTATTATCGGTCAGAAGTTTGAATTGTTCATCCATATCATACGCTTGATTACGATTCCAGTACCTTTTTCAGATTATCGAGACCAGTTTGCAGGTCTTTCCCTAACAACTGCTCCATATTCATCATAAGCAGCATCACATTTTGGGGATAACCCATCCTTCCGTCAAATCCCCAGCAGACTTTCGTCTCATTTTCAGAGACAGATTCGATAAGCATATACACCCGGCTGGTAGAGCGGAACGGTTTAAGAAACCGCAATTCCCAGTCAATGCTCTTGCCCTCATTCAGGGCATGAATTTCCTGCTCACCGACACCCACTTTTTTAACTTTGCTGTTCCATTTCATGATGGCTCCTACTGTGCCATCTGTACCCAGATACTCGCGCTGCATATTTACATCCATTTTTGACCAGACGGTGTAGAATTCCTGGTTTTTCAATAGCTTGACATAGTCAAACACCTCATCTTTCGGACGTTTGATGATGACGGTGCGCTCCACGACATACTCTTTGCGCGAGAAAAGAGCAATAATATACACCAATGCTACAAGGCTGAGCAATACGGCCAGGATAATTTGTAATGCAAACATAAGATTCCGGATTTAAGGTGAATGTTTTTTGTTTTTCAGGTATCCCTTTTTGATTCAGAGGAATAGTTTAAAAACATTCAGGGAATGGGGAATGTTCGCGAATAGTCTGCTCCTATTCCATCCCCCTCGATTCCAATCGAGGGGGAAATGTTTGATTGCTTATAGCAATCCTATTATTAAATTCAGACTCTGCATCAAAACACGATATATTGCTAACTCAATTCAATCAATAACTGATCAAAATATAAACAATCCCTTTTCATTTCTAAAAATGATATCCCAATCCTCCTGTAATATTAATGCCTCCTCCTTGACCATTGATAAGAAAATCACTTGTTGGATAATATTTTTCGCCAGATTTGAAGTTGTAATTTACATTGTAATAAGTGATTCCTATTTGAAATGACCAGTCGCTAGGCATTATAGTTTCATAAAATGCTGAAATATGGAAACCTTGCTGATCTTTATATTTCCAGGTATCATCAAATCCATCTTTGATCTTACTTAATTCAAAAGTCATTTCAGGATTTAGATATAAATCCCCTCCAATCCCGATTTTCAGACGAGATGATTCTTTTTTGTTTAATGGGATCATATATAATGGAGTTATTGAAATATTTTTTCGTTCAAAATGTATCGATCCATTACTTATTGAAGGGTGTAAAAAACTACGTTTATATCCAAAGTCCAAAGCAAGTCCAAAGTTTTTTATAAACTCTAAGGTATAATTGAGACCTAAATCAAGCCCTCCTCCAAAACTAATATATGCATCTTCTGCGGTAGTTGTGTTAACTGCAGAAGCTTTATCAAGACCAAACCCTCCACCAATATTAAATCCGATAGAATTTTGCGGTATAAAAACATCCTTCTTTGTAGGCGCTTTATTTGTAAGTTGATTTCTAATAAGCTCTTTTCGAGCCATAGCACTATCCATTAAAGTAAAAACTAATGAAGAGTCGGGCGACACCGGATTAGGACCTAACTTTATAAAGTAGGTCTTATCCTTTTGGGTTTTAAGATGGATCTCTGATAAATTGGGATTGTAGTTTTTAAAATATAAACACCCTGGCTTGACATAGAATGAATAATATGTTTTATTCTTGAGTTTTGTGATGATAGAATCCGCCATGTAAACTTTATAAGCTGGATGTTGATTCTCTAAGTTATCATTACGATAAAATACTATTCGACAGTTGTTTGTGTCGCTTGCCCATAATGCAGTAATAACTGATAATAAAATTACCGTACTAATACATTGTCGTTTCAATTGTTTCATAATTATATTTCTATGGTTGGTTGTTTTCTTGCTTGTATATATTTGATTTTCAATATTGAAATACTATGACTTTTGATTAACGATCAATTCTCTTACCTCTTATTCAAAATACTCATATTATAAGTTGACCAATAGCTGTTCCCCACCCTTATATTCTCACGTAGCAACCCTTCAATCTCTAATCCGCAATCCTGATAGCACTTGATGGCCGGTTGATTGAAGTCATACACGCCAAGATCGAGACGGTGCAGTCGCAAATCATCAAATCCGATATGAATCAACGCCCGGACAATGGCTTTGCCGAAGCCGCGGTTACGGTATCGCTCCTCTCCTATCAGAATGCGGCAGATGCGTGCCGATTTGTTCTTCGTGTCGATATGATTGAGTTCGGCATGACCGATCACTTCATTTGATTCGACCTCAACCACCCGATAGATTAACCGGTTTGGTGTCTTTCGGTAGATCTCCAACTGCTCATGCGTCACCGGCCACGTGAAAACCGGACCGCTGAATTGTACCATTTCTTCTTCCGATGCAATCCAACTGATCAATCTATCGTAATCTTGTCGGTCAAAGGGTTCAAGGTGTATCATTTCTAGTATATTTTTAAACACATTCAAAGAATATCCAGAATAAAATCAGTGATTTATCATTGTCAGAAATTACATTCCACAAATACCAATGAATCGTTTTACAATTTTACATTGGTCATTTTCAACAATTATTATTCCTTCCATCTGAGTCGCTTCGTCTCCAATGTATTTTTTCTTTTTCACTTTAATTGTAAGCCTAAGCTTGTTTTTGGTGTAATAGAAATTATTGTTCTGCTTGTCATGACTTATTAGATTAAACATTTCCAGTTTATTGTTTATCGATACATAAGCACTATTAGCAAGATTATTCACACAGATATAGACTTCTTTATCCATGTCTTTTTTTGAAAGACTAAAAAAGCAGCCACCTCCTTCTTCCATCTCTTTGGGCAATTTTGTAAATGTATCTACACTAAACTGTCCTAATTTATTATTGACGGAAATGTTATTTGCTTTTGGTGCTTTAGATGGACTATTTTGTTGATTACTACTATTTAGAGATATGTTTAGGACAAATATTGCAACTAATAATATCAAAATCCGATGTTTCATTATTA
Proteins encoded in this window:
- a CDS encoding glycoside hydrolase family 2 TIM barrel-domain containing protein, producing the protein MMSFFQLNAATKQAASQTQIQYLSGKGSDSMVQWDFMCTDGRNSGKWSKIGVPSCWEQQGFGTYNYGVLFYGKATAPGIPTEQGMYKYTFKVPEEWRGRRVRIVFEASMTDTEVRVNGKKAGVHQGAFYTFRYDVTDRLFYGGKDNLLEVTVSKESSNPSVNLAERRADYWNFGGIFRPVYLEALPVQFIDRTALKAEMDGTFRAEVYLGDGAPKGAKIVAQVTDINGKPVGKSFETEVREGGDKAILSSHFDNVKLWSAEAPNLYKVNYTLYSGDNAVHTVTEKFGFRTFEIRKGDGLYLNGQRIMVRGVNRHSFRPESGRTLNRTANYDDVKLIKSMNMNTVRLSHYPADPAFLEACDELGLYVMNELGGWHGKYDTGIGKVLVGEMVTRDVNHTSVVFWSNGNEGGWNTELDGEFAKWDPQNRPVIHPQGNLNGLETMHYRSYGETQEYLRGKDVFMPTEFLHGLYDGGHGAGLYDYWEMMRKHPRSGGGILWVLADEGVARADQNGRIDNYGNYAADGIVGPHHEKEGSYNTIRQVWSPVQIFPDVLPNDFKGVLQVENRYDFDNLKDCRFKWSLAKFASPMDAKSNKQIVDKGEFDGPNVAAHGKGEIKLGLPGNWRDADVLYVTVVDPQGMELFTWSWSWKPKADYLATSQKSKVEVKEEKDKITATVGATELVFDKKTGELAGVKQAGKTISFGNGPRFVAARRGDRSLDGYVDINLENTKAVDRIYNEIKYPSTLTSFTSKMEGENLVMEAKYFGAMNTVKWTLSPDGKLRLDYQYGYDGVVELMGVKFDYPEENMQAIRWLGKGPYRVWQNRLHGTTLDVYDNTYNDPIPGESFIYPEFKGYFNDWRWANFTTKEGHIIMANEKPGSYLGVYTPRDGRDALLYTLPQTGLAVFDVIPAVRNKVNATDLVGPSSQAKQVSGPQNGTIFFRFQ
- a CDS encoding glycosyl hydrolase, encoding MKKITLILSVILICFMSMTLRAEDDLKRNFQTPPESAKPWVFWYWMQAAVTKEAITADLESLKQNGIAGVYLMPIYGKTDPPLIAHPIEQLTPEWWQMVKFSMTEADRLGLKVAMHVSDGFALAGGPWITPELSMQKVVSSKTFIVGGKPIRKALAQPETIENYYKDIAVYAYPTPTKATQTTLNVIPKVTTSVADADASFLVKEGNKETFKGGTSCWIQYAFEKPFTCRQVKIFTGGNNYQAQRPTIQVSDDGKTFRTIARLQAPRHGWQDTDADNTYAIPSTTAKYFRFVYDVNGTEPGSEDLDAAKWKPTIKLKGIMLSGEPVIHQYEGKAGEIWRVASRTTSAQLPDSLCVPVSKLIDISAFVKDGVLDWKAPAGNWTILRIGHTSTGHTNATGGGGKGLECDKFNPDAIRLQFDKWYGEAARVAGPELAKRVLSIFHVDSWECGSQNWSPYFREEFKKRRGYDIYNYLPVMAGVPVGSAELSENVLNDVRQTIAELIVDIFYVTLKQESAKLGVAFTAESVCPTMTSDGMLHYDKVDVPMGEFWLNSPTHDKPNDMLDAISGAHIYGKKIIQAEGFTELRLEWNEYPAMLKALQDRNYALGVNKLVYHVSMLNPWPDRKPGMTLGGVGLCFQRDQVWWKPGKAWVDYASRCQTLLQTGDPVVDIAVFTGENTPRRSLLPDRLVSLLPGIFGADRVAAEKVRLANVGQPQRIRPVGVGHSANMADPENWTDPLRGYAYDSFNKDALLRLATVKDGKIVLPGSASYSVLVVPGAHPMNPDSDYMSVEVAQKLLQLKKEGATILFGATPKFVLNGLNPAKDDVELRAAIAQLTSGNVGKDKLLALPYTDNTFDKINLPQDVIAHEGGSSVQAQKIAWTHRRDKDTDIYFISNQQEKARTLNLSLRVAGKVPELFDAVTGENADAAEWKFEYGRTLLPIKLDASGSIFIVLRRKADAGQTAAIAPAPKAPVEQPITGNWQVTFDSTLGGPKAPVTFTALTDWSLHADSCIRYYSGAACYAISFTHKVKVKAGEKLFLDLGEVNNIASVKVNGIDCGVAWTAPYRVDITRAVQKGKNALEIEVTNTWTNRMIGDQRLPEALRIAKTNAAFRLEGKPLLKAGLTGIVKLIKE
- a CDS encoding toxin-antitoxin system YwqK family antitoxin, translating into MKQVIFIVILIISSISCNNSNKRNISKEKNKRSNIDLRKFAENRIFPIIFDTNQYVDITPDSNIIDGTYIGIYKDSIIAFTGKYRNKKPEGLFHFYAPNGKLKETRIYEHGLEHGPVTFWNENGELEECLTYVNGKEEGYHYTWWNYNTIRSKSYYKSGKYEGQVINYYRNGAIDHLCNYHNNIRNGLSIDYYPNGKIEQVGYYMNDYQIGTWKSYYRNGQLKSLNYYAKSVGRKELEYIKSFHKRMCMGEATLPIGIWVQYDSLGNILTKTYYDKLFTLRREDEFFPTGQLHFRSYYNGEVPYMCSRNPGYRVNNGLYEEYFPNGEIRIRGYYTNNSKSGCWKTYDKAGKVIKIEDFGSSPK
- a CDS encoding YdeI/OmpD-associated family protein; this encodes MDEQFKLLTDNNYILEKFPGKGGWTYAAIPEIAPDKKSWFNWVKVRGCIDSYEFSNYHLMPMGNGMLFLPVKAEIRKKIKKEAGDSVHVILYAEEIPLEIPENLRLCLEDEPDARRFFDQLTDNEQQAYIDWISSAKREDLQIERMAQTINRLVMGLKMVEKGK
- a CDS encoding SRPBCC family protein; its protein translation is MFALQIILAVLLSLVALVYIIALFSRKEYVVERTVIIKRPKDEVFDYVKLLKNQEFYTVWSKMDVNMQREYLGTDGTVGAIMKWNSKVKKVGVGEQEIHALNEGKSIDWELRFLKPFRSTSRVYMLIESVSENETKVCWGFDGRMGYPQNVMLLMMNMEQLLGKDLQTGLDNLKKVLES
- a CDS encoding GNAT family N-acetyltransferase yields the protein MIHLEPFDRQDYDRLISWIASEEEMVQFSGPVFTWPVTHEQLEIYRKTPNRLIYRVVEVESNEVIGHAELNHIDTKNKSARICRILIGEERYRNRGFGKAIVRALIHIGFDDLRLHRLDLGVYDFNQPAIKCYQDCGLEIEGLLRENIRVGNSYWSTYNMSILNKR